Genomic DNA from uncultured Desulfuromusa sp.:
ACAGATCTGGTTCCTGCAACAGCGCAGAGTGCTCATACGGCAGTCAGTAACGGGGAATGTGTTACCTGTCATGATCCCCATGCCTCCAACAATAAGATGAATCTGATCAAACCTGGGAGTGAGCTCTGTTTCAGCTGTCATGAAGAGTTGGGGAATAAAATCAGTCAAAATAAATATCCACACAGTCCGGTCAGCGACGATTGCATGACCTGCCATACCCCCCATGCTTCAGCAGACAATCCAAGTCTACTGAAGTCACAAGCGCCAGAACTTTGTCTGCAATGCCATGATGCCGGCAAAAAAACTTTTAAAAGCCAACATGTTAATTATCCAGTTGAACAGGCGAATTGCTCGTCCTGCCACAACCCCCACGGATCAAATACGGCTTCTATGTTATACGACAATGTACATGAGCCATTAAGCAAGCGGATGTGTAAACAATGTCACGTTGAACCAACGGCAGAACAACCGTTTGCAACCCTGAAGGACGGCTATGAATTGTGCCAGGGTTGCCATTATGAAATGGTCAACGACACTTTTAATAAAGATCGTATTCACTGGCCATTAGCAGATAAAACAGGGTGTCTGAACTGTCACTCGCCGCACGCGTCGGCAGAAGCTAACTTGATGAAAGCGCCGATGAAAGACGTTTGTAGCAGTTGCCACAGCGACACCATCGCGCGGCAAGACCGTTCGATAACCAAGCATCAGCCAATCGCAGACGGTGAGTGCAGTACTTGTCACAACCCACACAGTTCAAATAATCCGTTCCTGATGACAGAGACATCAAATATCAATCTCTGTGGACAGTGTCACGACTGGCAGACCCACTCGACACACCCCATCGGTGGAGAAGTTGTTGATTCCCGCAACCCGAACCTGACTCTGGATTGCCTGAGTTGCCACCGT
This window encodes:
- a CDS encoding cytochrome c3 family protein; its protein translation is MKTTLLITCCIGIFIYLVAATNLLAANPYNLAPGAKGKLCLTCHETFSKTMKLKYIHTPLAEGDCTGCHNPHAADHGKLLAEDTSQICFSCHTDLVPATAQSAHTAVSNGECVTCHDPHASNNKMNLIKPGSELCFSCHEELGNKISQNKYPHSPVSDDCMTCHTPHASADNPSLLKSQAPELCLQCHDAGKKTFKSQHVNYPVEQANCSSCHNPHGSNTASMLYDNVHEPLSKRMCKQCHVEPTAEQPFATLKDGYELCQGCHYEMVNDTFNKDRIHWPLADKTGCLNCHSPHASAEANLMKAPMKDVCSSCHSDTIARQDRSITKHQPIADGECSTCHNPHSSNNPFLMTETSNINLCGQCHDWQTHSTHPIGGEVVDSRNPNLTLDCLSCHRTHGTEFPHFIYYETINDLCVQCHTQFRR